A stretch of Fusarium fujikuroi IMI 58289 draft genome, chromosome FFUJ_chr10 DNA encodes these proteins:
- a CDS encoding related to glutamic acid decarboxylase, with the protein MGSLYHNDELEAVCSALQSITQRLASTTQDVKNDPIIKVAQPSDVPYLQKIGTPGQAHSIDQVLQEAFTAFDHRMRVNHPRFMGFIPSPTSPVAWLGDIVASAFNALGASKLQASGPVVIEKTLIEWLARRVGFPASAGGICVSGGSMANLMGIVLARDRFVPRGETGKAVAYLSDQTHYSVAKAMRMLGFDKEQIRRLPADEDFRLDPALLAKTIQDDRKAGLVPFLVVGTCGTTNTGAIDPLPEIAEICQREQIWLHVDGAYGASATLSATRHETVDGLKYADSMSWDAHKWLFQTYSCGLLLVKDKANLVRSFANEGDYLRDGVAIEDEDIPNFWNYSMELTRPASRAMKLWFTLRVIGVERIGEMIDHGFDLAERAEEELRKLPDWEIVSAASLGVITFRYAPEGLTKDELEIINTDISKSLISSNKAGILTTKVRGKVALRICALSPQLALDDMSEIIHEANLLATNSTNTSNGVKH; encoded by the coding sequence ATGGGTTCTCTTTATCACAAcgacgagcttgaagcaGTATGCTCAGCTCTCCAATCCATAACCCAACGCTTAGCATCAACAACGCAAGATGTTAAAAACGACCCTATCATCAAAGTCGCACAACCCTCAGACGTTCCCTACCTCCAAAAGATAGGAACACCAGGTCAAGCCCACTCAATCGACCAAGTCCTCCAAGAAGCCTTCACCGCATTCGACCACCGCATGCGCGTCAACCACCCTCGCTTCATGGGCTTCATCCCCTCTCCCACATCGCCCGTAGCTTGGCTAGGCGACATAGTAGCCAGTGCATTCAATGCACTCGGTGCTTCGAAGCTTCAAGCCTCAGGACCTGTTGTTATTGAGAAGACGTTGATTGAGTGGTTGGCGAGGAGGGTTGGGTTTCCCGCCAGTGCAGGGGGGATCTGTGTCTCTGGTGGTTCAATGGCGAATCTGATGGGGATTGTGCTTGCGCGAGATCGCTTTGTGCCACGTGGTGAAACGGGCAAGGCCGTGGCCTATCTCTCGGACCAGACGCATTATTCTGTTGCGAAAGCTATGAGGATGCTAGGGTTCGACAAAGAGCAGATCCGACGACTGCCTGCGGATGAAGACTTTAGACTTGACCCGGCTCTTTTGGCCAAAACAATTCAGGATGATCGCAAAGCCGGTCTTGTACCATTTTTGGTGGTTGGGACTTGTGGAACAACAAACACAGGCGCCATCGATCCTCTACCCGAAATCGCAGAGATTTGCCAAAGGGAACAGATCTGGCTGCACGTCGATGGCGCCTACGGCGCTTCAGCAACTCTATCCGCGACACGCCACGAGACAGTCGATGGCCTCAAGTACGCCGACAGCATGTCATGGGACGCGCACAAGTGGCTTTTCCAAACCTACAGCTGCGGTCTCCTCTTGGTAAAGGACAAGGCGAATCTGGTCCGAAGCTTTGCGAACGAGGGAGATTATCTGCGTGATGGCGTAGcgattgaagatgaggatattcCAAACTTTTGGAACTACAGCATGGAACTTACTAGACCTGCATCGCGGGCTATGAAGTTGTGGTTTACACTCAGGGTCATTGGTGTCGAGAGGATTGGGGAGATGATTGATCATGGATTCGATCTTGCTGAGCgggcggaggaggagttgagaAAACTACCTGACTGGGAGATTGTCAGCGCTGCTAGCTTGGGCGTCATAACATTCCGTTATGCGCCTGAGGGCCTAACAAAAGATGAGCTCGAGATTATCAACACTGATATCTCAAAGAGTCTCATCTCGAGTAACAAGGCTGGCATCTTGACTACCAAGGTTCGAGGAAAAGTAGCCTTGAGGATCTGCGCACTGAGTCCGCAGTTAGCGCTGGACGACATGTCAGAGATAATCCACGAAGCCAATCTTCTCGCCACAAACAGCACAAACACTAGCAATGGAGTAAAACATTAg
- a CDS encoding probable thiol-specific antioxidant: MSSAFVQRPAPDFSATTLFPGGEFRDIKLSDFKGQWVVLLFYPMDFTFVCPTEIIQYNNALDRFREINTTVLGVSTDSHFTHLAWVEKPRKQGGLGPDLELPLIADKSTKISRSYGVLIEDEGIALRGLFIIDPKGVLRQITVNDLPVGRDVEETIRLVKAFQFTDEYGEVCPAGWQEGGKTMKADPKGSLEYFNEQGENGAKA; encoded by the exons ATGTCTTCAGCTTTTGTTCAGCGCCCTGCTCCCGACTTCTCGGCTACTACCCTCTTCCCCGGAGGCGAGTTCAGAGACATCAAGCTTTCTGACTTCAAGGGACAATG GGTCGTTCTCCTCTTCTACCCCATGGACTTCACCTTCGTCTGCCCTACCGAGATCATCCAGTACAACAACGCCCTCGACCGCTTCCGCGAGATCAACACCACCGTCCTCGGCGTTTCCACTGACTCCCACTTCACCCACCTCGCGTGGGTTGAGAAGCCCCGCAAGCAGGGCGGTCTGGGCCCCGACCTGGAGCTCCCCCTCATCGCCGACAAGTCCACCAAGATCTCGCGCAGCTACGGCGTGCTGATCGAGGACGAGGGCATCGCGCTCCGcggcctcttcatcatcgacccCAAGGGCGTCCTCCGCCAGATCACCGTCAACGACCTCCCCGTCGGCCGCGACGTTGAGGAGACGATCCGCCTCGTCAAGGCCTTCCAGTTCACCGACGAGTACGGCGAGGTGTGCCCTGCCGGATGGCAGGAGGGTGGAAAGACCATGAAGGCTGACCCCAAGGGAAGCCTGGAGTACTTCAATGAGCAGGGAGAGAATG GAGCTAAGGCATAG